The following coding sequences lie in one Sorghum bicolor cultivar BTx623 chromosome 6, Sorghum_bicolor_NCBIv3, whole genome shotgun sequence genomic window:
- the LOC110436437 gene encoding uncharacterized protein LOC110436437 — translation MEGDDEEFLSNILCNGEGVHVPDLGEKSIPITQDSNPVEEVQASQSSIMHSWLTIQLSVNKFCSCYEAILRRNQSGTTIQDKLNDAKKYYADLDKDKKPFALDHCWNILKGEDKWKAKMAELVELEKLAASKKKQKTTKVSRPRDEGAGNDVEVIAGDVGQTEPTRKRSDGIKKVKENLRRGGGEVCLEALEKMWSKKEAYDKVKEKAKEDRFLATLEIEKATLELEKKRVENEAKKSEADLMKEEK, via the exons ATGGAAGGAGATGATGAAGAATTCCTGTCCAACATTCTTTGCAATGGAGAAGGGGTTCATGTTCCTGATTTGGGCGAGAAGTCCATTCCAATCACTCAAGACAGTAATCCTGTTGAGGAAGTGCAGGCAAGCC AGAGTTCCATTATGCATAGCTGGTTGACAATACAATTGTCCGTGAACAAGTTCTGTTCGTGCTATGAGGCCATTCTTCGTAGGAATCAAAGTGGTACTACTATCCAAGACAAG CTTAATGATGCAAAGAAGTATTACGCGGACTTAGATAAGGACAAAAAGCCTTTTGCTCTTGATCATTGCTGGAACATACTTAAAGGGGAGGACAAGTGGAAAGCCAAGATGGCAGAACTTGTAGAGCTTGAGAAACTAGCAGCAAGCAAAAAGAAACAGAAGACAACAAAGGTGTCCAGGCCAAGAGATGAAGGAGCCGGCAATGATGTTGAAGTCATAGCTGGTGATGTTGGACAAACTGAGCCTACTAGGAAGAGGTCAGATGGGATAAAGAAG GTAAAAGAAAATCTTAGGCGAGGAGGTGGTGAGGTTTGCTTGGAAGCTTTGGAGAAGATGTGGTCAAAGAAAGAGGCCTACGACAAGGTCAAGGAGAAGGCCAAAGAGGACAGGTTCTTGGCGacactagagatagagaaggctaCGCTAGAGCTAGAGAAGAAGCGGGTGGAAAATGAAGCAAAGAAATCTGAAGCCGACTTGATGaaagaagaaaaataa